AAGCCGTAGGCCACTTCGCCAGTGTCCCCGCCACCGCCCATCTGACTGATGAGCGGGCGGAGCTGCGCGGGCGCTTGGTCACTCTGGTGACCCTGCGCGATCAGGCCCACCATCTTCGCCTATGGCCGTACCTGGTAGAAGACACCCTGCTCAAAGTTCCCGAGTTCGAGCCGGCGCGGATAGAACGCCGGCGCCTTTCGCCCGCGTTCTATGCCTTTATGAGCGCTTGCCTGATAGCGCTGTTGGCGGCGATGTCAGCTCACATCGCCCGCCAGCGCCAGCTTGCTACACAGGCGCAAATTGCGGCGGCGATGGAGATCGATCCCTCGCAGGTACGACCCAGCAACGGCAGCCATGGCGTGCAGGCCGAAATCGTAGGCAGCGCCCAGCAATTGCGCGATTTGGCGCAGCGGTTGCAGGGGGAGGCGCGTACGATGCCGCAGGATCATAGCAATAGCTTAGCCAGCCGCGCCCGCGACTTGGCCTCAAGCTTGCAAAATCGCCTCACCGGGGCGGATGAAAATCCCGAGGACCGGGTCAAAATGCGGCTCGCACAGACCTTGGACGACTCCAATCCCGAGGCACCGCCCCTGCAACAGCCCGGCTACAGCAATCCCACCAGCGATCAGCAGTTGGCCGATAGCAATAAGCAGCCCGGACCGCTAGGCTCCGGCAACGCCAATCAGACCTCGGGCCCCGAAACTAACGTCCCCAACGATAGCAATTCGATGTCGGGCGCGCCCACCAAGATGCAGGCTCCGGCCAATCCCAACACCCCGATGAGCCAAGTCAACGCCCCCGGACAAAACTCCACCCAGTCGGGCGATAGCGACCAACAGTCGCGCCAGCGTACCGGCAACGGCGGGGGCGGAGCCTCCCATGGTGGGGGGACCGATCCGGACAGCTTGATGGGGCCACCGGATGCGCTGGTGCGCCATGGCACAGACAATTTCGAGATCCCGGTGGATGCGCGCCTGCAAGCGCATTCGCCCATTCATGACGGTCAGCCCTATAACCCCCCCAAGGTCAAGGTTGGCTTGAGTTCCCATCAGTATGCCGACCAGCCCCTGGTACGCACCACGGTGCCGGCCAACGACCGCGAGACCATAAGGCGTGTCTTCGAACGATGAATCAAACTCTGACGGAAATCCCCACCGTAGCCGATTTCGCCCGCACCTTCCGCCGCATCCAGGCCGAGGTCCACAAGGTAATCGTCGGCCACGAGCAAGCGGTCGAAGAGCTGCTCACCGCGCTCTTCGCCGGCGGTCATGTCCTGATTGAAGGGGTGCCGGGAACCGGCAAAACGATGCTGGTCAAAGCCTTGGGCCAAGCGCTTAACCTGAGCTTCAACCGAATTCAGTTCACGGTCGACCTGATGCCGGCCGATATCACCGGCACGCGGGTAATTTTGAGCAGCGAGGACGGACGGCGCGAATTCAGCTTCAATCCTGGGCCGGTCTTTTGCCATATCCTGCTGGCCGACGAAATCAACCGCGCCACTCCCAAAACCCAGTCCGCCCTGCTCGAAGCGATGGCGGAATTGCAGGTCACGGTCTCTGGCACCACCTATCCGCTGCCGCCCCCCTTCTTTGTGATGGCCACCCTCAATCCGGTCGAGATGGAAGGCACTTACCCCTTGCCCGAAGCTCAGCTCGACCGCTTTTTCTTTAAGGTCCACCTTAATTATCCCGATGAGGGCGAGCTGGTGCGCATCATTTCCACCACCACCGGCGCCGAGTTGCATACGGTCGAGCCGCTGTTTGAAGCAAGCGAGGCGGCCGCTCGGATAGAAGCGCTCAAGCAATTGGTGCGCGAGGTGATAGTCGGACCGGAGGTCGAGCAGTATGCAGCCCGGGTGATCCGGGCCACCGTGCCTGAAACCTCCAAGTTCGTGTCCAAAAAAGATGGGCTGGCGCGCGACCCTGCGGTCAACCGCTATGTCAACTTCGGCTCCAGTCCGCGGGGCGGGCAGGCCTTGATGCTGGGAGCCAAAGTCACCGCCCTGCTGGACGGGCGCGCCAACGTGGCTTACGAAGATATCGAGCGAGTTGCCTACGCCGCCCTGGGCCACCGCCTCACCTTGAATTATGCCGCCGAAGCCGACGGTGTGGATTCCGCACATTTGGTCCAGAAAGTAGTCCACTCAGTGCGTGACTCGCGGCGCGGATAAGGTAGGCATGCTGGAGCACGCCTTCGAGCCGTCGTTTCTCAAGCGCCTGGACAACCTCGCCCTGGGAATTCGTCGGGCGCGCACCGTGCGTCTGGGACGGCGCGCCTTGGGCCGAATTCGCGGTGCCGGGTTGGAAGTCGAGAGCTTCAAGGATTACGCTGAAGGCGACGACCTGCGCTACCTGGACTGGAACGCGATGGCGCGACTAGATTCACTCCTGATTCGCTCCTACAAAGTCGAACGCGAGACCGAAGTCACGATCATGATCGATGCCAGCGCCTCGATGGGGATGCCGCCCTCGGACAACAAGTTCGACTTAGCTCGGATTCTGGCCGCCGCCCTGGCCTATATCGGCCTGGGCGAAAACGACCCAGTGCGCCTGATGAGCTTTGCCGCCCATCGCGGGCGACCAATCTATCGCCTGACCGACTTCGTGCGCCGCACCGAATCGTATCACGGCCTGCGGCCGATGCTGACGGAAATTCAGGCGAGCGGTCAGACCACCCTTTCCGAAGCCGTCATGCACCTGCTCAACCAACGCCGGCCCGCAGGAGTGGCGATCGTTATCTCCGACTTTCTCTATGATCGCGAACTCTACGCCACCGCGCTCTCCCGTTTGATGACCGCACGGTACGAAGTCAAGGCGATTCAGGTGCTGGG
The window above is part of the Candidatus Binataceae bacterium genome. Proteins encoded here:
- a CDS encoding MoxR family ATPase encodes the protein MNQTLTEIPTVADFARTFRRIQAEVHKVIVGHEQAVEELLTALFAGGHVLIEGVPGTGKTMLVKALGQALNLSFNRIQFTVDLMPADITGTRVILSSEDGRREFSFNPGPVFCHILLADEINRATPKTQSALLEAMAELQVTVSGTTYPLPPPFFVMATLNPVEMEGTYPLPEAQLDRFFFKVHLNYPDEGELVRIISTTTGAELHTVEPLFEASEAAARIEALKQLVREVIVGPEVEQYAARVIRATVPETSKFVSKKDGLARDPAVNRYVNFGSSPRGGQALMLGAKVTALLDGRANVAYEDIERVAYAALGHRLTLNYAAEADGVDSAHLVQKVVHSVRDSRRG
- a CDS encoding DUF58 domain-containing protein, yielding MLEHAFEPSFLKRLDNLALGIRRARTVRLGRRALGRIRGAGLEVESFKDYAEGDDLRYLDWNAMARLDSLLIRSYKVERETEVTIMIDASASMGMPPSDNKFDLARILAAALAYIGLGENDPVRLMSFAAHRGRPIYRLTDFVRRTESYHGLRPMLTEIQASGQTTLSEAVMHLLNQRRPAGVAIVISDFLYDRELYATALSRLMTARYEVKAIQVLGAREAAIQLSPGAYRLRDCETGQIRELTLTPAAVEACRQRLARLRAELQEFCKQHEIYYAAAIGADCYDDFLTKELPRLGLIQ